AAACATCGGCCTTGACACTCGCTCCGAGCATTGCCGCCCAGGAATTGATTTGTTTGCCGTAAGCCGCATAAAGCGTCGTAAACGCATCCTGTCTGACCCTACGGTCTTTGCTTTCCATATACCGGATAAAATTCCCCTTGGTCAGCTCAATTTCCCGGCCTTCTTCATCTTCGATCGGGCCAATTTTCAGATCCGCATCGTTAGCCATACTGAAAATCGTGCTTGGGGCTGAAGCCAGTTCGCCGGTTTCAGCCAGGATCTTTTCCTCAGCCAGGCTTAAGACATGCTGTTTTTGTCTCAGGATATTTTCCAGGTAATGATGATAAACCTGCAGTCTCACGTCCGAACGGATCTCACTTAAGCGTTCATCCGGAATGGCTAGGATTTCTGGAACAATAAATGACAAGGCACTTCCAGCCTGTACCGAAAGCATTGTCGCCCTGTCTGTCATCCCCTGGTAACGGGAGATCCGGTTATCTTCATCCCTTCTCATCCGGGCGTACGTGAACAGGTCTTCCAGATTCAGGCTGAAACGGTCCGCCCATTCCATACATTCGACAAAAATGTCCGCACCGCCGGCGAGTTGTCCCTGATATTTTGCGGAAAGTCCGATCATTTTTTCTGTTTCGCTAAACATTGTCTCCCAGTCCTGATCACTGGCAAAAATATCTTCGAGTCTCCATTTATATTCCTGTGGGATTTCTTCCCTTGAACGTAAGGTTTCTGACAAACTGATCCCTCCATAAAATTGATCTTCCAAATATTATACACAGTAAAAGAAAAAATTACTAATTTGCTGAAGCAAATTATAACTTAATTTTTTTGGTGCCTAATTTTTTGGTGCAAAACCTGAATGATATCGTAAAACGTTTTGTCATCTAAGCCGAATAAGCAAAATCAGATGGTCCTACGCTCGCAAGGTAAGGCTATGCAATGTATAAGCCGTTTTCGGCAGATTGCGCCCTCCTTGGCGCAAACAGCCGCGCTGCGCACTCCATGCTCCGCTTACACCAGTTATACATTGCATAGCCCAATCTCTGGTCTTCATCTGACCGATATTCTTAGGGATAAAGTATATATTTCTCGTTTATATCAGGCCGAAAAGACGCCAGTTGTCGCCAGTTGTATAATGACGCCTTTCGTTGGGAACAAAGTTGTTACAGCCCCATGTCTTATTATTCGGCTAAATCTGCCCACGTTGCATAAGGCTTCCTGCCAAGATTAAGATTCGTATAGCGCTTCTCGCCGGTTATTTCACGATCACCGACAACCCATTCCGGAAATTCAAGCGGATAGTCTTCCTGCGGAATTTCTACATCCACAGTAATCAATCCGGTATTCTCCTCCTCATAAACATCAATCTCCCAGATTAACCCCTGACGGCTTTTCACTGTATATCTCGTCTTAATGATCGGCGGGCTTATTGCCAGGGACATAAGCTTCCGAACTTCTTCCTCCGTTACTTCCTTGGCCGGAGTGTCCAACTCAAACCGCCTGTTTTTCGTATAATAATCCTTGATTGTCAACACCATTTTATTCCCCTTGATTCTGAATCTGACCGATGGTTTCTCCGAAAGATAACCCTGAATCATCCGTTCCCCTTCCTTCAGTTCCGGCAGAAGATGCTGATGAACAAGATACTTGCGTTCGATCTCCAGTCCCACTATCTCCAACTCCCATACGAATACCATGTCAGCCCCTAAAATAATAATATAAGATTTAGGGCTGGCATGGTACTACTATGACTCATCTCATTAGCTTCATTATACTTTAAATTTCCCACGGTTTATATACATCTATTTATTTGATATATATTTTTAATCTCAATAATAAGGTTGAATTTAGAATCAAGTGTCTTTTACTTCAGCACTTCGTTTTTTATCCCGGTCAGCAAGTTTTAAATAGCCCCAAGTAGCCAATGGAAACCAGATGCAAAAAAGAGCGATGGGATAGATCAGCAGTTCGCCCGGTCTTAAAATGCCCAGTTTTCCGATTACTTGAGAAAACATCACACTATATAATATCCCGGATAAAACATAAATATAGCGATAAATATTTTTCTCAGGCAAAAAGTAGAAGTATAAAACATAATATATTGCCCAGGAAATCGGAGCAAAAAAATGCAAAGCCATTACCCCGAACTCCTGGTAATCGATATACCCGAACATTCCGGTTAAATAACCAATGGTCGCTGCAATAACATCAAATATAGCTCCAAATATGATTGCATAGATCGATAATCTCCGAATTTCTGCTCTTGGAACAACTGCAAACATAATTAATGCAAAAATAAATGTATAGACCATCGGAATAAATTTTACAGCCATAAAACGTGCTCCTTTACTAAAGAGAATGCTGATATTAATCATTCCTGCTTTTCGAAATTATTATGCAAATGACAGTCCTAAAATAATGTTGTATATCAGGAAACAGAGATCTATGACATGACAAGCAACAGTCCAATTAAGAAAGCAATTGATTGTTCATAAGGCATACAAAGCAAAGAGCACTTCTGACTGTTTATGACAGCAG
Above is a genomic segment from Dehalobacter sp. 12DCB1 containing:
- a CDS encoding adenylate cyclase, translating into MVFVWELEIVGLEIERKYLVHQHLLPELKEGERMIQGYLSEKPSVRFRIKGNKMVLTIKDYYTKNRRFELDTPAKEVTEEEVRKLMSLAISPPIIKTRYTVKSRQGLIWEIDVYEEENTGLITVDVEIPQEDYPLEFPEWVVGDREITGEKRYTNLNLGRKPYATWADLAE